A genome region from Rhinopithecus roxellana isolate Shanxi Qingling chromosome 10, ASM756505v1, whole genome shotgun sequence includes the following:
- the SDR9C7 gene encoding short-chain dehydrogenase/reductase family 9C member 7 has protein sequence MAALTDLSFMYRWFKNCNLVGNLSEKYVFITGCDSGFGNLLAKQLVDRGMRVLAACFTEEGAQKLQQDTSYRLQTTLLDVTKSESIKTAAQWLRDQVGEQGLWALVNNAGVGLPSGPNEWLTKEDFVKVINVNLVGLIEVTLHMLPMVKRARGRVINMSSCGGLVAVIGGGYCVSKFGVEAFSDSIRRELHYFGVKVCIIEPGNYRTAILGKENLESRMRKLWERLPQETRDSYGEEYFRNYTDKLKNIMQVAEPRVRDVINSMEHAIVSRSPRIRYNPGLDAKLLYIPLAKLPTPVTDFILSRYLPRPADSV, from the exons ATGGCGGCCCTCACAGACCTCTCATTTATGTACCGCTGGTTCAAGAACTGCAATCTGGTTGGCAACCTCTCGGAGAAGTACGTCTTTATCACAGGCTGTGACTCCGGCTTCGGGAACCTGCTGGCCAAACAGCTAGTTGATCGGGGCATGCGGGTGCTGGCTGCTTGCTTCACTGAGGAGGGAGCCCAGAAACTTCAGCAGGATACCTCCTATCGGCTGCAGACCACCCTACTGGATGTCACCAAGAGTGAAAGCATCAAGACGGCGGCCCAGTGGTTGAGGGACCAAGTGGGCGAGCAAG GCCTCTGGGCCCTGGTGAACAATGCTGGTGTGGGCCTGCCCAGTGGTCCCAATGAATGGCTGACCAAGGAGGATTTTGTGAAGGTGATTAATGTGAACCTGGTGGGACTGATCGAAGTGACCCTTCACATGCTGCCCATGGTCAAGAGAGCCCGGGGCAGGGTTATCAACATGTCCAGCTGTGGTGGTCTTGTGGCCGTCATTGGCGGTGGCTACTGTGTCTCCAAGTTTGGCGTTGAGGCCTTCTCTGACAGCATCAG GCGTGAGCTCCACTACTTTGGGGTAAAGGTCTGCATCATTGAGCCAGGGAACTACCGGACAGCCATTCTGGGCAAAGAGAACCTGGAGTCACGCATGCGAAAGCTTTGGGAGAGGCTGCCTCAGGAGACCCGGGACAGCTATGGAGAGGAGTATTTCCGTAACT ATACTGACAAGTTAAAAAACATAATGCAGGTGGCAGAGCCCAGAGTCAGAGATGTCATCAACAGCATGGAGCATGCTATTGTTTCCCGGAGCCCTCGCATCCGCTACAACCCTGGCCTGGATGCCAAACTCCTCTACATCCCCCTGGCTAAGTTGCCCACTCCTGTGACAGATTTCATCCTGAGCCGGTACCTTCCAAGGCCAGCGGACAGTGTCTAA